Genomic DNA from Cucumis melo cultivar AY chromosome 10, USDA_Cmelo_AY_1.0, whole genome shotgun sequence:
AAATAACGACTAAAAGTTACCCACATATATTGCACATGATTATCTCATCACGTGCAATATGTTTCCAAATCTTTTACTATATTGCATCCTACcatttatttttaagaattcCAAGCATGGTAAAATCTATTTGTGATAGACTTTATCAATGTTAGATTTATACGGTAGATATAATTCTCTTGTTAATATATTTCGAGAGCTATATTTGAATTTTGCTAATGCTTTAGATTTGATTTAAACATTGTTATTCTCCATTGTTCAATAGAGTTACTAACTTCCTCATTGGATCATTTTCATTTGATACAATAATATCATACAGTTCATCCAATAAGTTCTGAGCTTCATAAACCATCAAATATGACCACTGCGGTACGGATCGCGCTTCTCCTCTGTGCCATTTTCTATTTCACAATCGGAATTTTCGGGTACTTGTTGTTTGGAGACTCATTAATGTCAGATATTCTGATGAACTTTGATGAGAGTGGTGATACAACAGGGGCTTTGTTGAATGATGTTGTGAGATTAAGCTATGCAGTTCATCTCATGCTTGTTTTCCCTTTGCTAAACTTCCCCTTGAGATCCAATATTATGGAATTATTCTTCCCAAAGAAGGCTTCTTTGGGCACAGATCAAAGAAGGTTTCTTGGCATTACAACGGCTTTGTTGGTTTTCTCTTACCTGGCTGCAATAGCATTCCCAAATATATGGTATATCTTTCAATTCATGGGCTCAACTTCAGCTGCTTGCCTCGCGTTTATCTTTCCCGGTGCCATTGCTCTCAGGTACTTCGCTACTTTCACTTGTTAGCTTAAGCTTTTTTACGTCTATAAATGATTTAGTAGTGACTTGaaatctctttctctctctctctatatatattatGAGTTTGTTTCCACTCTTGGGCTAATCGTCATTTGTAGGGTCTTGAATTGACATAGATGATTAAACATTTTAAATGAATCAAGTTCACTCATTCAAATCTAACATAAGAGTTTTGAGGTCTGAAAATCATGTTTGTTAACTGTCTTTTTTTATGGTCATTGTGGAGAAAGTAGTCTCTACCTCTAATTTATTATTGCTATATGTCCACCAATGTTCTATAATAACTAGAATTAAACATGTTAATTATAAATACGGTTGAGGTATAACTGACTTTAGATTTGTTTGGGGGATGCAGGGATGTGAATGGAATAGCAACAAAGAAGGATAAAGTGGTTGCTTTAGGAATGGTAATTCTGGCATTAGGAACAAGTATTGTTGCCATTTCTATAAACATAAACAATGCATTGAAAAGCAAAAATTAGAAATGATTGATTGTTTTGAAAATTCTATGTTCTACCTCTGTCTCAAAGATAAAATTGTTTTGGAAACACCAATTATTTATGATTGGTTGTATAGTTTTTATACTTTGAAATTGCTTTTATAAATCATGGTTGGGTTCtctgaagtttttttttttttttttttctatttgtttgtttgtttattatTGCGAAATTAATAGCAAAAATAGATCCAAAATGGAGGGTCCGATGGAGCTTAGAAAAAATAATTGTGTTTCACTTTACTTAATGCAGTTCAAGTTGCTTCTAAAGTTTACTTCGTAAGGCCACAtttcttaattttgttttttaaaattgtgtttttttctttacaatACTTTCATATTTCACAAACAAATGCTCGAATTCTTATGCAaaatccaaaaacaaaaacaaaaatgttaaaactACTTTTTGGAACTTAGATTTGGATGATTATTTGAGAAAAGGAAAAGTAGATTTGGATGATattcgaaaaaagaaaaagtagataactaaagaaaagaagGATAATTACAATAGGTAACATATTGAGAGCTAATAATTAAGACCATGTTTACGTCACCGGAATGGAATGAAAGATAGTGCAAATGTACACGATATTTATTGATGTGTCAATAGTAATAAATCTTAAATGTAAAAGTAACTTGATTGCTTTTATACACGTTTATTTAACCATTTTGTAAATCGTAACAAGATTGTCACTTTTTCCTATAAATGCGACtgattctttttaattttttatccaTACCTTCGtctattgatatagataatcaaccttccataattttggatttttttaatgtttttatcAAACACATTTCATCCTAAAATTctgaattttctctttttttttttaccaatacAATCTCAAGCAAATAACatccaaaataatttttttattttttaatcaatatgttattctaaaattttgaaCAAATAAGATTATAgaaagatgatgatgatgttgtCAATAGAATAAGTTATATCGTAAAAAGAATATTGACATATACCGAGAAAAACGCCCAAAATTGGACTCTCCCGTTATAGAACAAATCATGCTGCCGTCAATAGTATTAGTTAAAtccttaaaagaaaatatatatacacacacagagtatattttaaaaattatggtGGATACCACGTAATTTCTAATGATATTCGGCTCGACAACCTTTTATGGGCCCCACTTACATTATAATATTTGACTACAAATTTTCTGGTAGGACCCACATTTCATTACATTTACAAAATGCTAATAACAATAACATTCGGAATCAAATAAAATCTTACTTTAATCGATGGAGAAACCGACATTTATGTATAATAAAGTTTGtaaggttagccattttttaaatatttcatgtttgctttttattttttatgtgcACTTTTTTATGTCTTTCCATGTACTTTTCGTTTTTAGCTacgatttcttctttttttttttctagatttgaaccacaaatctttttctttctattgtctttcttgtttcttgtttagGTATATGTATgtcttttgtctttttcttcttttacttttcTTCTCATTCCCGACATGCATAAGATATTTTATGTTTAGATTAAGTAACCAATGGTGTAAAAAATTGGTTAAACATTTAAATTAGGATaatcaaaactaaaagattgtgtataagaaacattgaaaaaaaaatcgcttataccaaattttgaaaaaaaaaatcgtttaaatttgagatagtcaaatttaaacaatcatataccaaattttgaaaaaaaaaatcgtttagatttagaaccctaaatctaaacgatcctgtaacTCAACTTTTCCCattttgtattttacatatTGGGCCTTtagactttttccattttcgaaattgttcaaAATACTtcgccgcttttttatatttttgaaaagactcctAATTAATGTGTAgcaatattaaaaaagaaatacacATTATTACTAATAAACTTTATTACTAATAAACTCATATTAATATGAGATTATTTATCTAATAGATTCTAAAagctaaatctaaattttagatatattgtttctttttttccattgcTATAATTACTAATCTAACCATTATAATTTCAACTACTAAACAACATACGTACAAGTAAAGGAGGCTAAGCTTCCTTCTTACAATTGAACTCTTCAACTACCAGATAAGAATCTCTACATGTCAACTTTGAACGTCGTCGTTACCTATTCAAATCATGGTTCAAACATCTTCAACTTGACATATGAAGTAAGGTTATGTATAAAACACATTCACACAGTTTCAATCACCTATATATTGGTGTTTTGATTACCTGCAACCTACAATATTGTAGTTTTCTTTATTGAAGTGGCGTGAGAAGATGTACCCAATGTAAAAATGATCAAGAaatgagtaaaaaaaaaaaaaaaaaaaactaagaacgTGAGAAAAAGAAGAGTACGTATAATAGAAACAGcaaatttgaaaattgataTAGAATCATGAGACTAAAGTGCAAGCCGGATAAGAAACGAGTGGAGAGTAAAACGAAGAGAGGAAATGAGAACGAAAAGAACAAGTATGCAAACAAAAGCAATATTTAAATTAGAAGTGTcaaatatctattttatttttcttttgaaaagtcTTTTTTCAACTTCCCCGTGTCCCTCCTCTCCTGTGCATGTCTCTAGTGGTTCCTCACTCGACCCCATGTCCCTCAATCTATCTCACGCCCCAAGCTGCCTCCGCCACATATTACAATGTAAGGTGGCAGTACTGTCCCTCCTCACATCACCGGTGAGTGCCattgttctctctctctctctctctctctctcagaaaatataataataataataataaaagaaagaaaactctTACGTGTCAAGATGAAACATCATATCTAAGATCTCTAAATCTCTTCATCAGGTTTGACTTGTACTCATTTACTTTCATATCTTCAGCCGAATCTGGAGTAGATTTAATAACCAATATTGCCCCTGCTTTATGCAAATAACCAACAGCTTCATCTGAAACAGTATTGAAGCagaaaattaaatatgaaaaatgatTGTTTCAAAATGACTGTAAAACCACCTGCATTTTCGCAGTTTATAGCATATAAGGAAGCTgtaaatcatttttttcttctttcttttattggtAAACATGAAGCTGAACTAGCGTACCATAAATCTAGATGAGTTATTCATATTTTATATACTTGACTCCCAAGTTAATAAGACTGAAACTAgagttaaattttttttttatgagaaactaaagtttaaataataaattaaagtaatatatatgtaaattaGAAATTCGACCTGAATGTGAGATGGCATATAAAGCCTTCAAAGCTTCCTTACGTGTCCGGTCATCTTTGGCAACCTCGAGCATGTTTAACAGCTCTTGAGCGCCACCAAACTCTACTATTTTCATCCTTCTTTTATCTATAATTGCAAAGAATGAAAACTATAAACACTCAACTGGCTTTCCCTGACTATAAAAGCAGTTGAGATTCTTGAAGTTACCAATAAAAGTGCAATCAGACTTCAGTTAAAACTTGAGACAAACTGTCTTAACTGTaattgttttttagttaggatTCTCATTTGCCAAATTTTGGTCAAATGCTCCAGGAAAAATGTTGAAAAAGTTTCATTAGAACTTACCGAGCAAAAGCTACAAAATGTATTTCAGTTAAAGGTCAATTCTGTAAGGTAGAAAGAGTGCGGATTCTATGATCCCTTCTTGAAAGATGCTTCCTTTATTTTCCAATACAGTATTTTACCCTTCTCGAATTTGCACTACAAAAGAGCTTCATCTTTAATTTGAAGCTCGTTATAGCTATCATTATGAGTACTTATGCTGATACCAAGCTTACTTAATctccataaaaaaaaatggtctgAAACTATTTTTATATAGAATCCTGGGGAGAAAAATGGGATGGGTTAACAAGATCTACGGCAGAAAGAGAGCAGGCATCGCATCGTTGACCCCAGGAAAAGTTCTATCGACATATAAAAGTGTGAGACAAGTTTAACAATCAATAGTTTCAAAAGCTATAACCAATTCAGGAGAATAAAATGTGAGGAGAGGTAGAAGTACCATCAATCGAAAAGCGAGCCAATCTAGACGCTCCCATCCTCTTGAACAATGGATCCTTTACTCGCAAGAGCGTCACAGATTGCTGCAACAAGTTATCCCCTGTAAGAACAAATTTAACTCAAGACAACACCATGAAAGGTTTGAAAACCAGAAACATTTCAtagttaaaaaaacaaaagacaaCTTAGAGACAGAATTTCTGACCCATGTATGGAAAAATCTGGTAACCCAGAAATGTCGCAGTCCCGGCAAAGATTAGTTTTAATAACCATCCTACTTTTCTTTCAGCCTCCTTCTCAATCTCTGAAATTAACTCAATCTCAGTCACGCAATAAAAAACAATGACAATAAGCATGATACTCATCTAGGTACTTTTGCTTagcaaatattatttttaaattgaagaGTAACTAATATCACCATAtcattattaataaattatcaGAACTCTAATAAGAAGAAAAGCCACACAGTTATGGCAGCCCATTGAGCTTTTATGTCATTTTGAATTCTATTACTTGTAAGAGCCTAAGTTGAGTTTGTGAGTTGGTTATTCTCGATTCCCCTCCCCACTCAGTTACTGATGAATATTATATGTGTTTGTGAGTTTAGGGTTGCAAGATGTAAGAACCCGATCATTCATCAATATAAATGGAAGGGTAAGAAAGTCATTTCGCAGGAGAAGGGCTGGAAAGAAGAATGATGCTGGTGAGGCCCACGAATGATGAGAGAATATATATAGAATGTTTTAGGGATTGGTGAGATTAGGTTTTATCATAGAAAAGACTTGTTCTTTAGGGAGAAGCTGCCAGCCTTCTTAAAGGTGCTGGCTATTTTGGTGTGTTATTTCTTGctgtttttactttttatttccttGTATGAACTTTGGGTTTATTGAATATAAGCAAATCACAAAGTATTGTCTCTGTTTCTGCCTTCTTGTTGGGATTATTGTTGTTTTTAAGAGTGAAATCCTAGCAGATTGGTATCAGAGCCCGAAAATTTGGGGGTAGTGACGAGATTAATGACTAATAAGTAAATGGAAGAGAGATTGGAAGGTACTGAGAAAGAAGTATTGGGTTTGAAAGAGGTGATGCTCGAGTTGAAGAAAGCGGTTGACCAAATGGCTAATGACATGAGGAAAGTTTTTATCGGCGGAGAGATGAGTCAGTACTTCCGATGGGTCAGTGATGAAACTCAAGGGAAAAATGAGTGATTCAGGAACATCCACGGAAAACACGACAGAGACAATCGACAAAAGCAAGTACAAAAAGCTAGAAATGCCCCTGTTCGTCAATGAAAACCCAGGTACCGTGTGGAAcatctttttaaaattaatgacCTACCTGAAGCAGAGAAGGTTAAAGTGGATGTGGTAAGTTTTGGCCAAGATGAAGTAAATCGGTTCAAAAGCAGAGAAGGTTAAAGTGGATGTGGTAAGCATTGAGACTGGCAGTAGTAGAGCTGAGCAATCAAGGCCTCGGAGAGGCTATAAATCAAACCTCAAAGAAGACAGTTGGAACTGAAAAAGGGAACACAAGTAGAACTGATTTCTAGATGAAGCAAATAACTATTCACATCAAGGGAAATTACACCAAAGGAGAGCCACCTGCGAAGAGATTATTTGATGCTATTTGATGCCGAGTTCACAGCTTGGTTAGATAGGGGACTCTATTTTAGATGTAATGAGAAATATTCTCATGGTCATCGGATAGGTCAGATAGGGGACTCTATTTTAGATGTAATGAGAAATATTCTCATGGCCATCGATGTAAAGTCAAGGAGAAGTGGGAACTCATTGTTAAAATTAGTAGGGTTTTGCCCTTaaagtatttttggaaagaataatatggaagattttatttcctatatcttttcctttcttactcctatgGTATTCTATTTATTCCCTCCCTTTGAACCTATTGTAttcattcataagaaaaataataaaaactatatCGCGGTATTTCTCCCGATTTTCGGGTTTCCATGTAAGCCTCGTACTGGTATTAATTGCTTTcgatatggtatcagagcaaagcaataacaaAATCCTAGAAACTTAGGAGAAACCCATATCGAAACTGAACCCGTCATCATCGCCGCCGCCACAGCCGCCATGGAGAAATTGCTCCAAAACCTACTGAAAccgccgatctacccaacgggGTAGTGTCGCAGCCATACGTGCCGCCGTTTGACCAGAAAGTGACTCATGCGCCTCTACTGTCTGGCGCATGGGCCCATGCACTGACGCCGTTTCATCTTACCGCCCAACCCATTCCACTCTACGCACTGTCAGATGTCCAACCGTCATACCCTTTCGGCTATCTGCATTTCCACGCGCCGCCTATGCCCTCCAGACAGCAACCGTCAATTGCAAATTTGTCAAATCGTACAGTAAGCATCCGCTGTATGTTGACCCTTTACAGCAACAATTGTTTTCTGGTAATGGGATTGATCAACCCCAGAACAGATCGGACATTGAAGCGGACGAGTCTTCgacgcattccaaaccaaccgagttgccgatgtattcTAAGAACCCGGTAATTTCGTTCCCTAATTTACCGTCAAATTATATAATTGGCTCTTTGGGTTTGTCTACAGGAAACTTTtcaggtgaaaaattaaatgggcaAAATTATTTCTCTTGGTCATAATCAGTAAAGATGTTCCTTGAAGGTCGCCACCAGTTCGGCTTCTTAATTGGAGAGACTGTACGTCCTTCACTGGGtgacgccttggaacgactctagaaagaggaggactcacttattcggtccatgttgattaatagtatggaacctcAGATCGGTAAACCTCTACTTTATGCAGCCACaacaaaagatttgtgggatacaactcaggCCCTTTACTCGAAATGACAGAATACCTCTCGGTTGTATACACTGCTAAAACAagtccataattgcaaacaagggaccctggacgtgactacctattttaacaagctctctctcctctggcaagagaAGGATTTGTGCAGTGAGATAGTTTGGAACACACTAAATGAAggtacacaatatgctaaacttaAAGAGGCTGATCGtatttatgacttccttgcaggacttaatcccaaatttgatactgtttgtggtcgtatactcagacaaagacctcttccctccctaatggaagtgtgttttgaagtccgcctTGAAGAAGATCGCACTATTGCCATGAGTATACtgactacccctaccattgactcAGCTACCTTTAGCACTCGGTCCTCGAATCATGATAGTGACAAGAATAAACCAATCcctgtgtgtgagcactgcaagaaacaatggcacaccaaggatcaaTGTCGAAAACTCCACGGTAGTCCCCCAAGAGGTAAGAAATGGACTGTCCGACATAGCAGGGAACTTTACATCCTTAATGATGATACCTCCTGTAGTAGTTTATCTAGGGCTATATTGGGAGGACACTCCGGATTTCTAAGAACATATAAACGTATGAGTGGGGAGCTCTTAGGGAAGAAATGAAGAATGATATAAAGAATTATGTGGAGCAATGTGACATTTGCCAAAGAAAGCCAAAGAAACAAGACTGAATCAACACTATCAGCAGGGTTAGTGTAGCCTATCCCATTACTAGAACTCATCCTTGAAGATTGGTCTATGGACTTTGTAGAGGGACTACCTATGGCTGAGATTGTGAACGTGATTATGGTAGTGTGGCCAGGTTAAGTAAGTATGCGTACTTTGTGACCCTAAGACACCCCTTTTTAGCAAAGCAAGTGATTGAGACATTTATAGACAGAGTGGTAAGGAAGCATGGTGTGCTTAAATCTATCATTACTGACCGAGACAAAATATTTCTAAGCAATTTTTGGAAGGAGTTATTTACCACTATGGGCACGACTTTGAAGAGAAGCACAGCTTTCCATCCTCAAACGAATGGCCAAATTGAAATAGCTAACCGATGTCTTGAAACATACCTAAGATGCTTTTGCAATGAGCAACCCAACAAGTGGCACAAGTTCATCCCATAGGCTGAATTATGGTACAAACACCACATTCCAAGCATCTGCAAAAACTACTCCATTCCACCTTGTATTTGGAAGACCCCACCTCCATTGATTTCTTATGGAGAAAAGAGATCACCAAATAATGATGTGGAGCAGATGCTTAAAGAAAGGGACCTATCCATCAGTGCTTTGAAAGAGAATCTGAATGTGGCTCAAAATAGAATGAAGAAACTAGCTGacttaaaaagaagaaaggtgCAGTTTGCTGCAGGGATGaggtttatttaaaattaaggcCATATAGGCAGCGTTCCCTTGCAAGGAAAAGGCGTGAAAAGTTGGCACCAAAGTTCTATGGGCCTTATGAAATAGTGGAAAAGATTGGAGAGGTAGCCTACCGATTACAACTTCCACCGGAAGCAGTTATCCACAACATGTTCCACGTTTCTTAGTTGAAAAGGAAGTTGGGACAGCAGCAACAAGTGCAACATATGGCCCTCGTGCTGACCGAAGAATTTGAATTGCAACTATGGCCAAAAACTGTGCTGGGAATACATTGGAGCAAGGAGCTTGGTGCAAATGAATGGTTGATCAAGTGGAAGAACCTACCGGAGAGTGAAGTTACGTGGGAGTCAGTCTACCAAATGAACCAACAGTTTCCCATCTTCCACCTTGAGGTTTTGTAAGAACCCCGATCATTCATCAAATAAAAGGAAGGGTAAGAAAGTCATTTTGCAGGAGACAGACTTAGGAGAGGGAGCTGGAAAGAAGAATGATGTTGGTGGGGCCCACAAATGATGAGGGAATATTTATAGAATGTTTTAGGGATTGGTGAGATTAGGTTTTATTATAGAAAAGACTGCTGTTCTTTAGGGAGAAGCTGCCAGCCTTCTCAAAGGTGTTGAGCTATTTTGGTGTGTTATTTCTTGCTGTTTTTACTTGTTATTTCCTTGTATGAACTTTGGGTTTATTGAATATAAGCAAATCACAGAGTACGGTCACTGTTTCTGCCTTGTTGTTGGGATTATTGTTGTTTTTAAGAGTGAAATCCTAACACAAGAGTTCTCCCCAGGCCTATATATGGTTGTTTTCAttctttcaaatatatatacaaataaagGGTTTCTCTTGCCTATAATCTGTGTGATTATTCTCCTCTTCTCTAAATATTGTTTGGTTACTATTAGAGTTGTCTTAACTTTGGCTATTTCATACAGTTGGTCTTTCAGAGAAATTGGCGTTAATGATGAGTTTTTAGTCTTTTCACTGAATTTCTCTTGATGTAACAGCCAGCAGGTTCTCAATAACCACTCCTCTGGGGTGTAACTTGCGCAAAACTGTTTATGGCTTTAAACAGGTCCCGAGAGCATGGTATGACAAGTTAAGTTCTTTTCTGCATTATTTAGCAAACGCTTCATTGGTTAAGCATTACTCCTTGCATTTACTGCTATATTCTCATGtatgtggataatataattatcatGGAAAATTCAATAAAGTATATTGAACAGATAATTCAGCACTTGAATACTGCGCTTTATCTTAACAAAACAAGTATGAGcatatgaaaatgaaaataagacTAAAAGCCTACTGTCCTCAAACACTTGGTAGTTGGAAACAAGTATAATATCCTCCATATCAAATTATCATAAATCAGAGAAAAACAAATGGACATTACAGATCAACCAGTATTGCTAGTATAGTATAAAAATATCGCTGAAAAGTAAAATGTCAAAAATTATCAACAATAGAAATATAAATAGTAGCAATAAGATTCATAACTTAAGCAACAAATCTAAAATACTTAATTATGTCATCATCCCTACTTGGGTGATATTTCTATCTACGCTGAGGGCTTGAAACTCCCAGTCCTAATATAAGGAACCCTTAAATTCTATTTTAAGTGCATCATCTAAGCAACCAAACAATCCATTTCTTCAGATAACAGTATctcaaagaaaatgaaatgaagACAAGAAGAATTACAGTTACCTCTTTCATCGTAAGCTGAAAAAGTGCGAAATTGCAGGGTTCGCACAGGTTCCCTCCTGCACAGATGCTGAAACTAATTGAAGTAAGGGGAATAACCATGGACGAaaattctcaaaaaaaaaaaaaaaaaaaaaaaaaaagaagaagaagaagaagaagttggagAGAGAGGAGAATTCTACAGCGGTTAGCTTTGATGCGATTATGCGCATGGTGAAGAACAAAGAATCGACCACCGGCTCAACCCTTCGCCACTGTGCTTTGTCTCCGTTGAGAATTGCGACCCGCGCTGTCCCTATTACAGATTTAAGGCTTTGAGTTTTAGGCCAACCATGAAATCAGAAGAGACGGTTCGGTTCGGTTCGGTTTGACCCACGAAATCGAACTGCATCAATTGTGCAGCTCGAATCGAACCAACCCACGTAGCGGGAAAGGCCTAAGTCAATCATTAAGATTTGAGGGTCAGAAGGAGGACGCGTGGTCGGAAGGAAATCGGCAGTTTCTTTCTCCGTTGTTTAGGCGCGAA
This window encodes:
- the LOC103496719 gene encoding uncharacterized protein LOC103496719 isoform X3 yields the protein MRIIASKLTAFQHLCRREPVRTLQFRTFSAYDEREIEKEAERKVGWLLKLIFAGTATFLGYQIFPYMGDNLLQQSVTLLRVKDPLFKRMGASRLARFSIDDEAVGYLHKAGAILVIKSTPDSAEDMKVNEYKSNLMKRFRDLRYDVSS
- the LOC103496719 gene encoding uncharacterized protein LOC103496719 isoform X1, which gives rise to MRIIASKLTAFQHLCRREPVRTLQFRTFSAYDEREIEKEAERKVGWLLKLIFAGTATFLGYQIFPYMGDNLLQQSVTLLRVKDPLFKRMGASRLARFSIDDKRRMKIVEFGGAQELLNMLEVAKDDRTRKEALKALYAISHSDEAVGYLHKAGAILVIKSTPDSAEDMKVNEYKSNLMKRFRDLRYDVSS
- the LOC103496719 gene encoding uncharacterized protein LOC103496719 isoform X2; this translates as MRIIASKLTAHLCRREPVRTLQFRTFSAYDEREIEKEAERKVGWLLKLIFAGTATFLGYQIFPYMGDNLLQQSVTLLRVKDPLFKRMGASRLARFSIDDKRRMKIVEFGGAQELLNMLEVAKDDRTRKEALKALYAISHSDEAVGYLHKAGAILVIKSTPDSAEDMKVNEYKSNLMKRFRDLRYDVSS
- the LOC103496719 gene encoding uncharacterized protein LOC103496719 isoform X4, with protein sequence MGDNLLQQSVTLLRVKDPLFKRMGASRLARFSIDDKRRMKIVEFGGAQELLNMLEVAKDDRTRKEALKALYAISHSDEAVGYLHKAGAILVIKSTPDSAEDMKVNEYKSNLMKRFRDLRYDVSS